The following proteins are co-located in the Triticum aestivum cultivar Chinese Spring chromosome 1A, IWGSC CS RefSeq v2.1, whole genome shotgun sequence genome:
- the LOC123053828 gene encoding uncharacterized protein isoform X1, protein MRPSSMVLQLPRLGRVAGVTAAPASKAGPRKLNSHGCRSSRRSPSSSSRSSSWFSSNAENPGPDTRDGNRTSSRRWWSDDQFDVEEEEEEEFGSEGSFGSAREMFDEPWFTKVFRVYGYVLPVLLASMLVTTRPQAFLMAMAIPLAQSVLSFAISKIGSFGRRRRDEEEYDDDGYYYSDYGSGGWEAEEQYRSNSSSTYRGDSSTTSSRYQQQQQESADSHPTAEPGDINGTTGTATRSESGSISFGGWDELEEGDDRRRSSRWSAGASPVDTATAGGAVGTSRPPATRRRRSRGAAAARYRQAPLPMRLLIALFPFLGSWFRIML, encoded by the exons ATGCGGCCGTCGTCGATGGTGCTGCAGCTCCCACGGCTGGGACGAGTCGCCGGAGTAACGGCGGCACCTGCATCCAAAGCCGGGCCCCGCAAATTGAATTCCCATGGGTGCCGCAGCAGCCGGCGCTCCCCCTCGTccagcagcagaagcagcagctGGTTCTCCTCCAACGCCGAGAATCCCGGCCCCGACACCAGAGACGGTAACAGGactagtagtaggaggtggtggtCCGACGACCAATTCgacgtggaggaggaggaggaggaggaattcGGGAGCGAGGGCTCGTTTGGTTCTGCAAGGGAGATGTTCGACGAGCCATGGTTTACCAAG GTCTTCAGGGTGTACGGGTATGTGCTCCCGGTGCTGCTGGCTTCCATGCTGGTGACAACGCGGCCACAGGCTTTCCTCATGGCCATGGCCATCCCGCTCGCCCAGTCCGTTCTCTCCTTCGCCATTTCCAAGATTGGTTCATTTGGGCGGCGCCGCCGTGACGAAGAAGAATATGACGACGATGGTTATTATTATTCCGATTACGGCAGCGGCGGCTGGGAAGCTGAAGAACAGTATAGAAGCAACTCCTCATCGACGTACAGAGGAGACAGCAGCACTACTAGCAGCaggtaccagcagcagcaacaggagTCTGCAGATTCACATCCAACGGCAGAACCAGGTGATATTAACGGTACCACCGGCACAGCAACTAGAAGTGAAAGTGGTAGTATCAGTTTTGGGGGATGGGACGAGCTGGAAGAAGGCGACgaccgccgccgcagcagcaggtGGAGTGCAGGAGCGTCGCCGGTGGATACTGCTACCGCTGGCGGTGCAGTGGGAACGAGTAGACCACCTGCAACtagaaggagaagaagcagaggagctGCAGCTGCAAGGTACAGGCAGGCGCCCCTGCCGATGCGCTTGCTCATCGCGCTCTTCCCATTCCTGGGTTCATGGTTCAGAATTATGCTCTAA
- the LOC123053828 gene encoding uncharacterized protein isoform X2, whose protein sequence is MGAAAAGAPPRPAAEAAAGSPPTPRIPAPTPETVTGLVVGGGGPTTNSTWRRRRRRNSGARARLVLQGRCSTSHGLPSILWRQVFRVYGYVLPVLLASMLVTTRPQAFLMAMAIPLAQSVLSFAISKIGSFGRRRRDEEEYDDDGYYYSDYGSGGWEAEEQYRSNSSSTYRGDSSTTSSRYQQQQQESADSHPTAEPGDINGTTGTATRSESGSISFGGWDELEEGDDRRRSSRWSAGASPVDTATAGGAVGTSRPPATRRRRSRGAAAARYRQAPLPMRLLIALFPFLGSWFRIML, encoded by the exons ATGGGTGCCGCAGCAGCCGGCGCTCCCCCTCGTccagcagcagaagcagcagctGGTTCTCCTCCAACGCCGAGAATCCCGGCCCCGACACCAGAGACGGTAACAGGactagtagtaggaggtggtggtCCGACGACCAATTCgacgtggaggaggaggaggaggaggaattcGGGAGCGAGGGCTCGTTTGGTTCTGCAAGGGAGATGTTCGACGAGCCATGGTTTACCAAG TATTCTCTGGCGGCAGGTCTTCAGGGTGTACGGGTATGTGCTCCCGGTGCTGCTGGCTTCCATGCTGGTGACAACGCGGCCACAGGCTTTCCTCATGGCCATGGCCATCCCGCTCGCCCAGTCCGTTCTCTCCTTCGCCATTTCCAAGATTGGTTCATTTGGGCGGCGCCGCCGTGACGAAGAAGAATATGACGACGATGGTTATTATTATTCCGATTACGGCAGCGGCGGCTGGGAAGCTGAAGAACAGTATAGAAGCAACTCCTCATCGACGTACAGAGGAGACAGCAGCACTACTAGCAGCaggtaccagcagcagcaacaggagTCTGCAGATTCACATCCAACGGCAGAACCAGGTGATATTAACGGTACCACCGGCACAGCAACTAGAAGTGAAAGTGGTAGTATCAGTTTTGGGGGATGGGACGAGCTGGAAGAAGGCGACgaccgccgccgcagcagcaggtGGAGTGCAGGAGCGTCGCCGGTGGATACTGCTACCGCTGGCGGTGCAGTGGGAACGAGTAGACCACCTGCAACtagaaggagaagaagcagaggagctGCAGCTGCAAGGTACAGGCAGGCGCCCCTGCCGATGCGCTTGCTCATCGCGCTCTTCCCATTCCTGGGTTCATGGTTCAGAATTATGCTCTAA